A part of Populus alba chromosome 8, ASM523922v2, whole genome shotgun sequence genomic DNA contains:
- the LOC118060321 gene encoding adenylate isopentenyltransferase 5, chloroplastic translates to MEIIPLQPKLSSYVTTMSMAASLPIRMERGMRLQFQCHCSRHRNKQIISPLSANDGSTKQKALFVMGTTATGKSKLSIDLATHFQGEIINSDKIQVYKGLDILTNKVSENESRGVPHHLLGFVEPGEEFTTQDFCSHVHMAMRHITGNGNFPIIAGGSNRYIEALVEDPLFKDNFDTCFLWVDVALPILFVRAAKRVDKMLDAGLVDEVRGMFIPGIDHNSGIWRAIGIPELEPYFRAEMEMADEVTGKMLLDTGIKEIKENTKKLINKQLRKIKYLANEKGWKLHRIDATCVYERSGKVDEDVWDNKVLGRSLEILADFLQEDGKSEEVKATVSRSKELHLIH, encoded by the exons ATGGAAATAATTCCTCTGCAACCAAAGCTTAGCTCGTACGTGACAACTATGTCAATGGCTGCCTCTCTTCCCATAAGAATGGAGCGGGGAATGAGATTACAGTTTCAATGTCACTGCAGCAG GCACCgcaacaaacaaataattagtCCACTCTCCGCGAATGATGGCAGTACAAAGCAAAAAGCTTTGTTCGTAATGGGAACAACTGCCACTGGAAAATCAAAACTCTCCATCGATTTAGCCACTCATTTTCAAGGTGAGATCATCAACTCGGACAAAATTCAGGTTTACAAGGGCCTTGACATATTGACGAACAAAGTTTCGGAAAATGAAAGCCGAGGTGTGCCTCACCACTTGCTCGGATTTGTGGAACCTGGGGAAGAGTTTACCACACAAGATTTTTGCAGCCATGTACATATGGCCATGAGACATATTACAGGGAACGGAAACTTCCCCATTATTGCCGGCGGCTCAAACAGATACATCGAAGCACTTGTCGAGGATCCACTGTTCAAGGATAACTTCGATACTTGTTTTCTATGGGTGGATGTTGCCTTGCCAATTTTATTTGTTCGCGCAGCAAAGAGGGTTGATAAGATGCTCGATGCTGGTCTTGTCGATGAGGTCCGAGGCATGTTTATTCCAGGGATAGATCACAATAGCGGGATTTGGCGGGCTATCGGGATTCCAGAGCTGGAACCGTATTTCCGAGCTGAAATGGAGATGGCCGATGAGGTGACCGGAAAAATGTTACTTGACACTGGTAtcaaggaaataaaagaaaataccaaGAAGCTAATCAATAAACAACTGAGGAAAATCAAATATTTGGCGAATGAGAAAGGATGGAAACTACATCGGATTGATGCTACTTGTGTGTACGAGAGAAGTGGAAAGGTAGACGAAGATGTTTGGGACAACAAGGTTTTGGGACGTAGCCTGGAGATACTCGCTGATTTTCTCCAGGAAGACGGGAAATCAGAAGAAGTGAAAGCTACAGTTTCTAGATCCAAGGAGCTGCATCTAATCCATTga
- the LOC118060268 gene encoding limonoid 7-O-acetyltransferse — MVKIEVHIISTELIKPSSPSIQQKKPYKLSLIDQLNPATYTPAIFFYPMNDANFNNITAKTRIDCLKKSLSETLNLYYPFSGRVKYNLFVDCFSEGVPFLEAQVNCRLSDYLKHHEVESLNHFLPCKPFTKENMSAPIAAVQVSIFACGGISLGWSASHKLIDGGTAKAFLSTWASKSRGEHTEAPDFSKASLFFPPRNPPPQNHISLTETTWFTEGSYITRRFVFDPKAIAMLRAKAKAGKPDTKPSRTETLSCFIWKCCMAASKAISDSPRPSILVEAVNLRSRTKPPMSEASSGNIFWWATAVANPTDTNTELHELVNHLNEAIALYDSDYTRTMQGEEGFETMSDYFSQLEGLFSLEKPDIFAFTCWRHLGLTKVNLGWGEPLWVGLMGKAGPAFRNFTVLIETKDGNGVEAWVTLDEERMAILERDPEFLAFASPNPKFSSL; from the coding sequence ATGGTGAAGATAGAAGTTCACATCATTTCAACAGAACTCATCAAACCATCTTCCCCATCAATTCAGCAGAAAAAACCCTACAAACTCTCCCTTATTGATCAGCTCAACCCCGCAACTTATACCCCAGCTATCTTCTTCTACCCCATGAACGATGCCAATTTCAACAATATTACCGCCAAAACCAGAATTGATTGCTTAAAGAAATCTCTCTCAGAGACCCTTAACCTTTACTACCCCTTTTCTGGAAGGGTTAAATATAATCTCTTCGTTGATTGTTTCAGTGAAGGCGTCCCATTCCTTGAGGCCCAAGTTAACTGTCGCTTGTCTGATTACCTTAAACACCATGAAGTTGAGTCACTGAACCATTTCCTTCCATGCAAGCCCTTTACAAAAGAAAACATGAGTGCACCTATAGCAGCTGTTCAAGTGAGCATATTTGCCTGTGGAGGAATATCACTTGGCTGGTCCGCTTCACATAAGCTCATTGATGGGGGAACAGCCAAGGCTTTCCTTTCAACTTGGGCATCTAAATCTCGAGGAGAACATACTGAGGCTCCCGATTTCAGCAAGGCGTCACTCTTTTTTCCACCAAGAAATCCACCTCCACAGAACCATATATCGCTAACGGAAACCACGTGGTTCACGGAAGGAAGTTACATTACAAGAAGGTTTGTCTTTGATCCCAAAGCGATAGCAATGTTAAGGGCTAAGGCCAAAGCTGGCAAGCCGGACACTAAGCCATCAAGAACCGAGACATTGTCATGTTTCATTTGGAAATGCTGTATGGCTGCTTCAAAGGCAATATCAGATTCACCAAGGCCATCCATTTTGGTCGAAGCAGTGAATCTCCGGTCGCGTACGAAGCCACCCATGTCCGAAGCTTCCAGTGGGAATATCTTTTGGTGGGCAACTGCTGTTGCAAACCCCACAGACACAAACACAGAACTGCATGAATTGGTAAACCATTTGAATGAAGCTATTGCACTGTATGATAGTGATTATACACGAACTATGCAAGGTGAAGAAGGGTTTGAAACCATGTCTGATTACTTCAGCCAGCTAGAAGGGTTATTCTCTCTTGAAAAGCCAGATATATTTGCTTTTACTTGTTGGCGTCATCTTGGTTTGACCAAGGTAAACCTTGGATGGGGAGAGCCCTTGTGGGTTGGTCTCATGGGCAAAGCTGGCCCTGCATTCAGAAATTTCACTGTACTTATCGAAACCAAAGATGGTAACGGGGTTGAGGCATGGGTCACCTTAGATGAGGAACGAATGGCTATACTGGAACGTGATCCTGAATTTTTGGCATTTGCTTCTCCAAATCCTAAGTTTTCAAGCCTCTGA